A segment of the Coffea arabica cultivar ET-39 chromosome 8c, Coffea Arabica ET-39 HiFi, whole genome shotgun sequence genome:
CACCTAGTCCCTGGTTCCTTTAGCCATTATCAAAGCCTAGTTGATGCTGTGAAGTTGGTGGACGTTGTTATATGTGCGATTTCTGGGGTTCACATTCGATCCCACCATATTTTGCTTCAGCTCGACCTTGTCAAGGCCATCAAAGAGGCTGGAAATATCAAGGTAATTAGTACTAGTCCTACCCATGAAGCCTATTACTATtactaattctttttttttttttgaattactATGACAAAATCCAATAGTCTAAGGCTCTTATTTCTTAGTCTTAAAACCATAACGAATAATCATTCCCTTTAAATCCTTCTCATTCTAATggaaattttttcttgaaaaaataaagACGAAGGAAGTGACTCacacaactatgcaaaatttaggTGAATTTTCCATTTTAACTACTCGTGCCAATTATTGATTGTTTGAGTCCCTGTTATTATGCCATTTTAATGGTTTCTTCAAGTTTTAGAAGAGGAAGGATAGCAAAAAAGTCCAACGAGTACTTGGGAGGCTGAAAATAGAGAATTCTCCGTCCAAGAGGAAATAGAAGGACTATTAAGCATAAATGACTAGGATTTGTCTTTTTGTAGTTCATTTGGCTTGTAACATATGCAGTGGTGGAGCCAGGAATTTTGAGTAGGAGGGGAGGCAAAACTACAagtgtagaaaattttttttatgtgtgtaatttgaaaatattaaatattatgTCAATTTTTCCGTTTTTTGAATTAATGCCTCAGTTTTGATatttaattgcaatttgaactAAAATATGTTTGAAAAAAAGTTCTATAACAATAGATTGTTTATGATCACAATAATCTTAATAAAGCAGCAGAGAAATCGAGTCCCCGAAACACAGTTTATAagaatatttgaattattgTAACAAATTTATACAACTACTCACATCTCTAACTTCTAACGTACATTTTAGTTTAAAATTGCAAGTTCTAGTTCAAAGTACACAACCGCAATTGCTAATAAGCACCAAATGTTCATTATTACATGTTCATAAAGAGAAGTTTTTGGGAAACAATCTATATGACCTTAAAAAGATATTATCCGATACTAAAATAATacgaatttaaattttatagaTCAACTAATTAGATAGCAgaccaaaattttttgaaagaagttaagattctttttcaaggccaaagctagGTTGTTTTCTGAttggttgtttttgttgtgtgtttgggggggggggggggggtggtgggGGTGGAGGTTGGTCTTTCTGGGATTAAATGGTTTTGCCACAACTTGGGGTGGGGCTGCCCCTGCTGGCCCCCTTGTTGCTCCCCCCtcaatacatatacatatatagcCTTGACATGTGAAATGCAACACAGAGATTTTTGCCATCTGAGTTTGGTACTGATCCCGCAAGAATGGGCGATGCTATGGAGCCAGGAAGGGTCACGTTTGATGATAAAATGGTGGTAAGAAAAGCTATTGAAGAAGCTGGGATTCCTTTCACGTATGTTTCAGCCAATTGCTTTGCAGGATACTTTATTGGAGGTCTTTGCCAACCTGGTAAAATTCTGCCATCAAAGGATTCTGTACTCCTCCTTGGAGATGGAAACCAAAAAGGTACTCAACTCGTACTATATGTAGAACATCAAGAATCAATTATCCCACAATTGGACTTGTGTCTGAACTCTAAAATTAAAGTAGATACATTGGAGAAGTTGTGGAATTTTGACTAGGGTTTGCTCAAGTTACAAGTTTGAACTAAAGCTTAGACAGTAGTCTCAAAAATTTCCGGCGTAAATTTCTGATAATTTTGTTAACTGAAGTATAGACTGGGACTCTGTTATCATCTTCATGCGTGTAAACCCTTTAAAATGGTCTGGATGCCATTTTACAGAAAATCTTAAGTAGACAAGGATTCCTTATCTATTAGAGATTTTATATAGTAAAATCAGGGCATACCCACTTATTACAACTTAAATGAAGAACATTATAGAGAAGAGAGATGAGTTGGATAAGTATAGagaaaagaaatataagtgagaaGTCCCGAATTCGAAACCGGGACCTCCCACTTAcgcttaaaaaaaaatgaagaacatcaTATTATATATGTTAATGTGGTAAAAAAGTTAAAATGAATTATCCTAAAATTTatagatttatttatttatttttaagtaAAGCTGCTAGTTGAAAGAATTATGTGAAACTTCAGAGTTTTGGGCCAAGGCAAATGCAAGTAAATTATTTATTAGGTATTTGCTGCAATTACTTTTTCTAGGTTTATGGACTTCTCTTGCAAGTTTAATTTTAAGTTGATGATTTTCCTGTGTTACTTTTGATTCTTGCCGTAGGGTGCAATTATGCCagtctctcttttctttttactCTTCTACCATTTCTTTTGTTTCGCCTTGCGCGGTCCCTCGTATCATTATCATTGATGTCTTTGTTCCCTTCTAATTGTTTGCTGGTTTCTCTATTCTGGTGCCACTGTCTTTTTCTTGCAGCAATTTATGTTGATGAAGACGACATAGCCACCTACACAATCAAAACCATAGATGATCCAAGGACACTGAACAAAACACTTTACCTAAGGCCACCTCAAAACATACTTTCACAAAGAGAGGTGGTCCAATTATGGGAAAAGCTAATAGGGAAAGAACTGAAAAAGTCATCCATAACCAAGGAAGAATTTTTGGCTTCCATCAAAGGTACTTCAAATGATTTATTGTCATAATCCCAGAAAAGttatcattttaattttaacTGCATTACAATTAAGCTCAATAATCTGTTTTAATAAACAAATCAGAGTCTATGCTTAACCCCCTACCATTTCTaggtgatttttttatttttattaaaaaaaaaggctccgtttggattaactattttttggagtgttttgaaaaattttactgtagcagaattttagaatatattttggaatatttttaaatattaaaaaaaatttagactactttttaaaaatttttatagtagTTAAAaatctagtttttgaaaaactgtttatTATAGTTTTCATTTACTCTATTTTTTGTCCCTATAGTTCAGCTTTTATATCTCCTTTTGTCTATAATCTTGTCAACACAACTTGAAAttataattgaaaattttccaacaatttgGAGTTTAACATAAATGAAAAATGTCATGAAACTTAGGATCAAATTAATGCAATTTGACAAGAATGGTAATCGTTGTAGATCTGTAATCATAACAAGTCTCCAAAAAAGTAAAAGTACTTATATAATATAACATGGAAAACGTAACGGATTGAAAATAATAGTTGCAAGCATGTAGCAATCTTATTTCTCTTGATTAAAATTTAGAAGATATTAAGGGCCAACAAATTTCCTTGTTTCAATTTTCGTGTATTAATAATTGAACTACTAGCGCtatgtgttataataatttcaagATTTCTATAGATCATGCAACTCCATTGTGATTTCTAGCagttctgcattttttttttccagtagATTCATACTTCGCATAGCTCACT
Coding sequences within it:
- the LOC113706481 gene encoding bifunctional pinoresinol-lariciresinol reductase 2-like, whose amino-acid sequence is MASTVESVKSKVLIIGGTGYLGKRLVKASLEQGHETYILHRPEIGVDIEKVQMLLSFKARGAHLVPGSFSHYQSLVDAVKLVDVVICAISGVHIRSHHILLQLDLVKAIKEAGNIKRFLPSEFGTDPARMGDAMEPGRVTFDDKMVVRKAIEEAGIPFTYVSANCFAGYFIGGLCQPGKILPSKDSVLLLGDGNQKAIYVDEDDIATYTIKTIDDPRTLNKTLYLRPPQNILSQREVVQLWEKLIGKELKKSSITKEEFLASIKGLDYAEQVGLTHYYHVCYEGCLTNFEIGDEGEEASKLYPEVKYTKIEDYLKQYV